The following proteins come from a genomic window of Gimesia chilikensis:
- a CDS encoding glycosyltransferase: MTSPLRILLTNNTLALRAGSELFLSDVAQGLLRRGHLPVAYSTTLGDLGEELQSKTIPVIDDLNALQEPPDVIHAQHHLEAMSAMLHFPETPVVYYCHGWLPWQERPVVFPNILTYVAVDDLCRERLLTTPGIASEQIRTLYNFVDLKRYQPRAPLPEQPQSALIFSNQASDQNYAGLIRAACRARGIERVDLIGQSSGNVQPRPEELLPQYDIVFAKARCALEAMAVGCAVVVTEHYGVGGLVTSQNMQQLRRLNFGVRTMQAAPLAEASLVDALSGYNAADASKVSEWIRQEADLEQYLDQLELLYHGAVQQRQGEIVSPDSKFRAAANYLQELAPLVKRQAEVEQRAAGFEQRVQLLEQQLQQLQSQLQERQTEQEQTAQEYAEFRGSIAGRLALKLQRMRLWLTGPRNKGR, encoded by the coding sequence ATGACGTCCCCCCTGCGGATCCTGTTGACGAATAATACGCTCGCGTTGCGAGCCGGTTCGGAACTGTTTCTGTCCGACGTGGCGCAGGGACTGTTGCGACGCGGGCATCTGCCGGTGGCGTATTCCACGACACTGGGAGACCTGGGAGAAGAGTTACAGTCGAAGACGATCCCCGTGATCGATGATCTGAACGCACTGCAGGAGCCGCCCGATGTGATTCACGCGCAGCATCATCTGGAAGCGATGTCGGCGATGCTGCATTTTCCTGAGACGCCTGTCGTGTATTACTGTCATGGCTGGCTTCCCTGGCAGGAACGTCCGGTCGTGTTTCCTAATATTTTAACGTATGTCGCCGTCGATGATTTGTGTCGCGAGCGGCTGTTGACGACGCCGGGCATTGCATCTGAGCAGATCAGAACTTTGTATAACTTCGTCGATCTGAAACGTTATCAGCCACGAGCGCCACTGCCGGAACAACCGCAGTCTGCGCTCATCTTCAGTAACCAGGCGTCGGATCAGAACTATGCGGGGCTGATTCGTGCGGCCTGTCGTGCGAGGGGCATCGAACGGGTGGATCTCATTGGACAGAGCTCCGGAAATGTGCAGCCTCGGCCTGAAGAGTTGCTGCCTCAATACGACATTGTGTTCGCGAAAGCCCGCTGTGCGCTCGAAGCGATGGCCGTGGGTTGTGCTGTGGTCGTCACCGAACATTACGGGGTTGGAGGGCTGGTGACCTCACAAAACATGCAGCAGCTCCGCCGATTGAATTTTGGGGTGAGGACGATGCAGGCGGCTCCCTTAGCGGAAGCCAGTCTTGTGGATGCCCTATCCGGATATAACGCGGCGGATGCATCAAAAGTCTCAGAGTGGATTCGCCAGGAGGCTGACCTGGAGCAGTACCTGGATCAGCTGGAGTTGCTTTATCACGGTGCTGTGCAGCAGAGACAGGGAGAGATTGTTTCTCCTGACAGCAAATTCAGAGCAGCGGCGAATTACCTGCAGGAACTGGCTCCGCTGGTGAAACGACAGGCAGAAGTTGAACAGCGGGCCGCCGGGTTCGAGCAACGCGTTCAACTGCTGGAACAACAGCTGCAGCAGTTGCAGTCCCAATTGCAGGAACGGCAGACAGAACAGGAACAGACCGCACAGGAATACGCGGAATTTCGCGGCTCGATTGCCGGTCGGCTGGCGTTGAAACTGCAGCGGATGAGACTCTGGCTGACCGGACCTCGTAACAAAGGGCGCTAG
- a CDS encoding acetyl-CoA carboxylase biotin carboxylase subunit family protein has translation MMAEKNPDKGYIALLGWSLGAIEAAENFDRRYIVIAPEWAEDYAREHGIPYLPWNFERLNERSLEIAEQLQEKGVDIAIPLFEETVEWAGAINSVLRQNPRLHGQAVLFRDKALMKRRAQLGGIRVGIFEEAHDRDDVIRFIRRVNQTLLKLDGDPDDPIHVKAFDKAGCLGHRMISTPEEVYRIPDEEFPLLMESHLDGHEFAVEAWIHDGKIRFLNISEYVRLGYSVFVPPSPELEKWRPRIIEEVEKLIHTFDIQFGQIHPEYFLTSDGTMYFGEVAYRPPGFKAFELIERAYGFNPYQASMLVFDPKTTEEEIQEFFSEDVQKAKGHAGCFAVYPRRWVVNRLEIPDEILDHEYFEFHELPEPLESKVSKRSAFGTHWGLLFFFGEDPVQLKELLEHQEELDFYV, from the coding sequence ATGATGGCTGAAAAAAATCCTGATAAAGGTTACATCGCACTACTAGGCTGGTCTTTAGGCGCCATTGAAGCCGCAGAGAATTTTGACCGGCGTTACATCGTCATCGCCCCCGAGTGGGCCGAAGACTACGCCCGCGAGCACGGAATCCCCTATCTTCCCTGGAACTTTGAACGTCTCAATGAACGTTCGCTGGAAATCGCTGAACAGTTGCAGGAAAAAGGGGTCGACATCGCGATACCCCTGTTCGAAGAGACTGTAGAATGGGCAGGCGCCATCAACTCTGTACTGCGTCAGAACCCACGCCTCCACGGCCAGGCGGTTCTGTTTCGCGATAAAGCACTCATGAAACGCCGGGCCCAGCTTGGCGGGATTCGCGTCGGGATCTTTGAAGAAGCCCACGATCGTGACGACGTGATTCGCTTCATCCGCCGGGTCAACCAGACCCTGCTCAAACTCGACGGCGATCCGGATGACCCGATCCACGTGAAAGCCTTCGATAAAGCAGGCTGCCTGGGCCATCGTATGATCAGCACGCCGGAGGAAGTCTATCGGATTCCCGATGAGGAATTTCCCCTGCTGATGGAAAGCCATCTCGACGGACACGAGTTTGCCGTCGAAGCCTGGATCCACGATGGGAAAATCCGCTTTCTCAACATCTCGGAATATGTCCGCCTGGGCTACTCCGTCTTCGTACCTCCGTCTCCCGAACTGGAGAAATGGCGACCCCGCATCATCGAAGAAGTCGAAAAACTGATTCACACGTTCGATATTCAGTTCGGCCAGATTCACCCGGAATACTTCCTCACCAGTGACGGAACCATGTATTTCGGCGAAGTCGCCTATCGTCCGCCGGGGTTCAAAGCCTTTGAGCTCATCGAACGGGCTTACGGCTTTAATCCCTATCAGGCCTCGATGCTGGTCTTCGATCCCAAAACCACGGAAGAGGAAATCCAGGAATTCTTTTCCGAGGACGTACAGAAAGCCAAAGGACACGCCGGCTGTTTCGCCGTTTATCCGCGGCGCTGGGTCGTCAATCGTCTGGAAATTCCGGATGAAATCCTGGATCACGAGTATTTTGAATTTCATGAACTCCCCGAACCGCTCGAATCCAAGGTCTCCAAACGATCTGCATTCGGCACGCACTGGGGGCTCTTATTCTTTTTCGGAGAAGATCCTGTTCAATTGAAGGAACTTCTGGAACATCAGGAAGAGCTGGACTTTTACGTATAA
- a CDS encoding DUF4339 domain-containing protein, whose amino-acid sequence MSDWYFKQDEQIQGPYPFQELLELMREAKLGPETLVRNCAEGDWQRADSVSGLFDRAEEAPTGEMSSEADPDVDDEAETGAYSDETWSTTVKAAVDKIDSRNPKPTEEEQEEAEPLQIVPEISLSILQRPAVRMVILACILVVCASAGVYGFIQWMGEEQVYFPLVGETSPLLFLVYATCAFLVVVLIVPLLSYVSTTYLRTGYKLGASLVTAGLAALYLLHWSERQNLSFPARNQAEAKLFFPLMGECSTFSYWMYFTDVLIFVAVLTFFTARWLESHADEV is encoded by the coding sequence ATGAGTGACTGGTACTTCAAACAGGACGAACAGATTCAGGGACCGTATCCGTTTCAGGAACTGTTGGAACTGATGCGCGAAGCAAAGCTGGGCCCCGAAACCCTGGTCCGCAACTGTGCCGAGGGGGACTGGCAACGTGCCGACTCCGTCAGTGGATTATTTGATCGGGCAGAAGAGGCCCCCACCGGGGAGATGTCATCGGAAGCTGATCCGGATGTTGACGACGAAGCCGAGACAGGCGCCTATTCGGACGAGACCTGGTCAACCACGGTAAAAGCGGCCGTGGATAAGATTGATTCACGTAACCCGAAACCGACAGAGGAAGAGCAGGAGGAAGCGGAGCCCCTGCAGATCGTTCCCGAGATCAGCCTCTCCATTCTGCAGCGTCCTGCGGTGCGTATGGTGATTCTAGCCTGCATTCTGGTGGTGTGTGCAAGTGCCGGGGTGTATGGCTTTATTCAGTGGATGGGGGAAGAGCAGGTCTATTTCCCGTTGGTCGGTGAGACTTCTCCGCTACTGTTTCTGGTTTATGCGACCTGTGCGTTTCTGGTCGTGGTGTTGATAGTCCCGCTGTTGTCCTATGTGTCGACCACATATCTGCGGACGGGATACAAACTGGGAGCGTCCCTGGTCACGGCTGGGCTGGCAGCGCTGTATCTGCTGCACTGGTCCGAACGGCAGAACCTGTCTTTTCCCGCGCGAAATCAAGCGGAAGCGAAACTCTTTTTCCCGTTGATGGGCGAGTGTTCGACTTTTTCCTATTGGATGTACTTCACGGACGTTTTGATTTTCGTGGCGGTGCTGACATTCTTTACCGCCCGCTGGCTGGAGTCGCATGCAGATGAAGTGTAA
- a CDS encoding DUF1559 domain-containing protein, protein MKCNYRSTRTVVAPRQVKSFRARRGYTIIELLTVTAVISMLIALLFPALQSARSSARRVQCLNNMRNVSLGLLQATDSANRFPACGYYGDGTPGTVGSFRSWVVDILPYIDQASLYNEWDFDEHYLKTTNGPLGDKHIAVLICPDDISEVPGQGNLTYVVNSGVGFSALIGGVHDCPIGPLSGKLDLNGNGITCNSSTKGDGTPSDRELFFQMGLFFNETWKGTIRAQRHHTMASITDGTSNTLLISENIRTGYNPQDPLSNWASPNPYLTSFYIGTPCKGGNCAAGNVDYNLANSGESAINAGIKKSEGHSPFPSSLHQGGVHAGFCDGHIQFLSEKIDGKVYAAMASPQGQALENTLLAQ, encoded by the coding sequence ATGAAGTGTAATTATCGAAGTACTCGAACTGTTGTCGCCCCCCGGCAGGTGAAGTCATTTCGCGCCCGGAGAGGCTATACCATCATTGAACTCCTGACGGTCACTGCAGTAATCAGTATGCTGATTGCCCTGTTATTTCCTGCCCTGCAGTCGGCCCGGAGTTCGGCGCGGCGGGTCCAGTGTTTAAATAACATGCGGAATGTAAGCCTGGGCCTGTTACAGGCGACAGACAGTGCCAATCGGTTTCCGGCCTGTGGCTACTATGGGGACGGGACTCCGGGCACCGTGGGTTCTTTCCGCAGCTGGGTAGTGGATATTCTGCCTTACATCGATCAGGCAAGTCTGTATAACGAGTGGGACTTTGATGAACATTACCTGAAGACCACCAATGGTCCTCTGGGAGATAAGCATATTGCGGTACTGATCTGCCCTGATGACATCAGTGAAGTCCCCGGACAGGGGAACCTGACCTATGTCGTGAACAGCGGCGTGGGATTTTCGGCCCTGATCGGTGGCGTGCATGATTGTCCGATTGGCCCGCTGAGCGGAAAGCTGGATCTGAACGGGAACGGGATCACCTGTAATTCCTCGACGAAAGGGGACGGCACGCCCTCCGACCGAGAACTGTTCTTTCAGATGGGACTGTTTTTCAATGAAACGTGGAAGGGTACAATTCGCGCGCAGCGGCATCACACCATGGCCAGCATCACCGATGGGACATCCAACACGCTGTTGATCTCGGAAAATATTCGTACGGGTTACAATCCGCAAGACCCCTTGTCCAACTGGGCTTCTCCGAACCCTTACCTGACGAGCTTTTATATTGGAACTCCCTGCAAGGGGGGAAACTGCGCTGCAGGCAACGTCGATTACAATCTGGCAAACTCCGGAGAGAGTGCGATCAACGCGGGGATTAAGAAGTCGGAGGGGCATTCTCCGTTTCCCAGCTCACTGCATCAAGGAGGCGTGCATGCTGGTTTTTGTGACGGACATATCCAGTTTCTCTCCGAGAAGATTGACGGGAAAGTTTACGCTGCCATGGCCAGCCCCCAGGGGCAGGCGCTTGAGAACACACTGCTGGCCCAATAG
- a CDS encoding DUF2149 domain-containing protein, with the protein MRRKRFSDHLADDDPLSLVPNLFDLSIVLAIAFLLTALGSMSVSDLVKSSTEWTLIRKNESGQTEVLSRKGESLQLQKLSPRKAGGQGVRLGVAYELDNGEVIYVPDK; encoded by the coding sequence ATGAGACGCAAGCGTTTTTCTGACCACCTCGCCGACGACGATCCCCTCAGCCTGGTCCCCAACCTCTTCGATCTCTCCATCGTGCTGGCCATCGCCTTTCTATTGACCGCACTGGGATCGATGAGCGTTTCCGATCTGGTCAAATCCAGTACGGAATGGACACTCATCCGCAAAAACGAATCGGGGCAGACCGAAGTCCTCTCCCGGAAGGGAGAAAGCTTACAACTACAGAAATTAAGCCCGCGCAAAGCGGGCGGCCAGGGCGTGCGACTCGGAGTCGCCTACGAACTGGATAATGGAGAAGTGATCTATGTTCCCGACAAATAA
- a CDS encoding DUF1559 domain-containing protein has protein sequence MNARLTRRSLRGFTLIELLVVIAIIAILIALLLPAVQQAREAARRSQCKNNLHQLGIALHNYADAHRCFPMNRTGRTYYNWSGLAMLAPFIEEANLYNALDFNQAPYTVSFGGSVRADGSANLAAAQTLVNVFMCPSDPAGKISPEGFGPTNYMFNVGSGRVDNGSITLTSAGQQPDGISFESSSIKFRDIIDGTTNTIALGESTIGLGDGKQPFQSVLRQHIRDSSLFPACNAGPSDNVWYSDRGDAWIKGSFPSSAMTFHYNPNWHGGDCLTGNSVQALMGPRSYHTGGAHILLCDGHVRFISDNINTELMQNLATRSGGEVIGEF, from the coding sequence ATGAACGCCAGATTGACCCGCCGCTCTCTGCGTGGATTCACGCTGATTGAATTACTGGTTGTGATCGCGATCATCGCGATTCTGATTGCCTTGTTGCTTCCCGCGGTGCAGCAGGCCCGCGAAGCAGCACGACGCTCGCAGTGTAAGAACAACCTGCACCAGTTAGGCATTGCACTCCATAATTATGCTGATGCCCACCGGTGTTTCCCCATGAATCGAACCGGCAGAACCTATTACAACTGGTCGGGCCTGGCGATGCTGGCCCCGTTTATTGAAGAAGCGAACCTGTATAACGCGCTTGATTTCAATCAGGCACCTTATACGGTCTCATTCGGGGGATCGGTTCGGGCGGATGGGAGTGCCAACCTGGCGGCAGCACAGACCCTGGTCAATGTTTTTATGTGTCCCTCTGATCCTGCGGGAAAAATCTCACCCGAAGGCTTTGGTCCCACCAACTACATGTTCAATGTCGGCAGCGGGCGGGTTGACAATGGTTCGATCACCCTGACGAGTGCTGGGCAACAGCCGGACGGAATCTCGTTTGAATCATCGAGTATTAAATTCCGAGATATTATCGACGGAACTACGAATACCATCGCCCTGGGGGAAAGTACGATTGGACTGGGAGACGGTAAGCAACCCTTTCAGAGTGTGTTGCGACAGCATATCCGCGATTCATCACTCTTTCCGGCCTGCAACGCTGGTCCTTCGGATAATGTCTGGTACAGCGACCGGGGTGATGCCTGGATCAAGGGAAGTTTTCCTTCTTCAGCCATGACGTTCCATTACAATCCGAACTGGCATGGGGGTGACTGTCTGACGGGCAACTCGGTTCAGGCGCTGATGGGACCACGGAGCTATCATACCGGTGGTGCGCACATCCTGTTGTGTGATGGTCACGTGCGGTTTATTTCAGATAACATCAACACCGAACTGATGCAGAACCTGGCAACGCGATCCGGCGGAGAGGTCATTGGTGAATTCTAA
- a CDS encoding MotA/TolQ/ExbB proton channel family protein has translation MTHLNQLIYETSLLLLYPVLALLGFCFVRMLWQSGELLLDFQIMRRHQRPEQTQQLRNIESDENNALQNSLQQITLNPAQHFRIRQFAESVQQELTHQNRLTLTARIEHLIHEQETDLLRDVNQVRMLVRLGPCLGLAGTLIPLGPGLLALSQGDLSRLSAQLVLAFSTTVIGLLVGGVCYVVALSRAQMADRIAGDLELVGKSVRELLQTDSEQIQLNHEFEAEPSGVQP, from the coding sequence ATGACACATTTAAACCAGTTGATATATGAAACCAGCCTGCTGTTGCTCTACCCCGTTCTGGCACTACTGGGCTTCTGCTTTGTTCGCATGCTCTGGCAGTCGGGTGAGTTGTTACTCGATTTTCAGATCATGCGACGTCACCAGCGGCCCGAACAGACCCAGCAACTGCGCAACATTGAATCAGACGAAAATAACGCTCTGCAGAATTCACTCCAGCAGATCACTCTAAATCCCGCACAGCATTTCCGCATTCGTCAGTTTGCAGAATCGGTGCAACAGGAACTGACTCACCAGAACCGGTTGACCCTCACCGCCCGCATCGAACATCTGATTCATGAACAGGAAACCGATCTCCTGCGCGATGTGAACCAGGTTCGCATGCTGGTCCGACTCGGCCCCTGTCTGGGACTGGCGGGCACACTGATTCCCCTGGGCCCCGGTCTGCTGGCATTGAGCCAGGGCGATCTGAGCCGCCTGTCCGCACAACTGGTACTGGCGTTCTCCACTACCGTCATCGGATTGCTCGTGGGGGGCGTCTGTTATGTGGTTGCTCTGTCGCGGGCCCAGATGGCAGATCGCATCGCCGGTGACCTGGAACTGGTTGGCAAATCAGTAAGAGAACTGCTGCAGACAGACTCTGAACAAATCCAACTCAACCACGAGTTTGAAGCGGAACCGAGTGGAGTCCAGCCATGA
- a CDS encoding cobaltochelatase subunit CobN, with amino-acid sequence MFPTNKPSLLGKLAVMLLGSLLITPSLSAQEKSDAKKSAAQKTVPSASKPAPLQRKPRHPGKPLRMAVTTVAVHTPIFVQAYDRFIQQYGSDKLELDLWVEQEWAENPRPLKFDDYDLVLALRCSIPDLEQALATAAQAGTWIISDSSLRNKKSATLIDDLPQLGPYYRQRGVSNMQGLLERVCAIYSIPDINPRPLEQLPIQGIYHPAAKQVFSSSADYWKWYASTPAFKPGAPKIGILVYNTMYLNEETDYLTELIRGVEQAGANPVLGFWFVSVGRGKDKDSPLLDYFQGVDVLLSSSFRLMMEKTAHYDALKQLNVPILNSIILNETAAEWRASRQGISASYLLPGIVTPELAGLIEPTVIAARQPVKNQATGQEYYRTVVIPENYQWQLRRALAWSRLRKAQPADRRVAILYYNHGTGKQNIGASYLNVTASLEQILATLAEQGYHIQGSGTITRQAILDSMQSVGRNVGNWAPQEIDQLVERGAVLWPVEEYLAYFDRLPGEVKQQIVKQWGQPPGDVMTVTRDGSQFFVLPAFQLGNVLVGPQPSRAASDQHQAVYHDSRSWPTHQYLAYYFWLRHDWKAQALVHLGRHGTMEFLPGKSNGLSVNDPPGLALGDLPNIYPYIVDGIGEGVAAKRRGQAVLLTHATPPLTGTKLYEDLTKLQDLINRYAHARDQKQSGLQTEYFQSIYQQARQLSCPHLLEIEAPEDLSRLETSRRDEYVHQIEHWLEEIEAQTGPRGLHTFGRGYTSANTQDMLPRMFQDEFKAIRAAQKSPEQTTHWLEQISQSESPLSKSSSGSSKEQIMIATIADQMRNNQELNYLTRALNGEFIEVGPPGDPLSNPAIFPTGRNQYQYNPDKLPTKEAWEVGKRMAEQTIALHRKKYNAYPRKLSITLWANTMIRTDGALEAEVLHLLGLEPVWNRRGDLTDVKLVTPLGRPRIDVVMTVTGMYRDSFPEKILLLDRAIQLAYNAPEEEAAPNFVRQNTDKLIQALIGQGGNDETSRKTALLRIFGAPTGQYGTGVHHFVNASQQWSDQSEVAGQYLQRMSNSFSNGGWSQPGEKIFRQQLSGVQGVIHGRSSNLYGVMDLTENFEYQGALALSVAEIDGQQPDLYINDLIRGERVMSGREAIVLELLSRYHNPEFITEMQKEGFDGARYFSRIADNQFGWDVVSDAITADDWNKYSQIYLDDKYDLGLQKFFNEHNPHALQNIASRILEVDRKGLQELDEATLQSAGRMYVETIAQHGAACASHICANPDLASFAEHQARASGQVSTQTIQKYRQQLQQTGNPSLAKAAKSQGGASTELATAPQPVTGQVLSPPEVIQPPANSPAAPQSQTAQARLQQEEQSRPAAETPASGTPASGTGAKWSLPVAPLVIAVCCLFIFGAGFYRRSRSIQ; translated from the coding sequence ATGTTCCCGACAAATAAACCGTCGCTGCTGGGGAAACTCGCTGTCATGCTACTGGGCAGCCTGCTGATCACTCCCTCCCTGTCTGCTCAGGAAAAATCAGACGCGAAAAAATCAGCTGCTCAAAAAACAGTCCCCTCAGCTTCTAAACCAGCGCCCCTGCAGCGAAAGCCCCGGCATCCGGGGAAGCCCCTGCGGATGGCCGTCACCACCGTCGCCGTGCATACGCCCATTTTCGTCCAGGCCTACGACCGTTTCATCCAGCAATACGGTTCCGATAAACTCGAACTGGACCTCTGGGTGGAGCAGGAATGGGCTGAGAACCCGCGTCCGCTCAAATTCGATGACTACGATCTGGTCCTCGCGCTCCGCTGCTCCATTCCCGATCTGGAGCAGGCCCTGGCAACAGCGGCTCAAGCGGGAACGTGGATCATCAGCGACTCCAGCCTCCGCAATAAAAAATCGGCGACTCTGATCGATGACCTTCCGCAACTGGGCCCTTATTACCGACAGCGGGGTGTCTCGAACATGCAGGGGCTGCTGGAACGGGTCTGTGCGATTTACAGCATTCCCGATATCAACCCCCGCCCCCTCGAGCAACTGCCCATCCAGGGGATTTATCATCCGGCGGCAAAACAGGTCTTCAGCAGCAGTGCGGATTACTGGAAGTGGTATGCATCAACTCCTGCTTTCAAACCGGGGGCCCCGAAGATCGGCATCCTGGTTTACAACACCATGTACCTCAATGAAGAGACCGACTACCTGACAGAACTCATCCGGGGTGTCGAACAGGCGGGCGCTAATCCTGTGCTCGGCTTCTGGTTTGTTTCGGTCGGTCGCGGAAAAGACAAAGATTCCCCCCTGCTCGATTACTTTCAAGGGGTGGACGTTCTGCTCTCCTCCAGCTTTCGTCTGATGATGGAAAAAACAGCCCACTACGATGCACTTAAGCAATTAAACGTTCCGATTCTGAACAGCATCATTCTGAATGAAACCGCCGCGGAATGGCGCGCGAGCCGGCAGGGCATCTCCGCTTCTTACCTGCTGCCGGGAATCGTCACTCCGGAACTGGCGGGCCTGATTGAACCCACGGTGATCGCAGCCCGACAGCCTGTTAAAAATCAAGCCACCGGACAGGAATATTATCGCACGGTCGTCATCCCGGAAAACTATCAGTGGCAACTCCGCCGGGCACTGGCCTGGTCCCGCCTGCGGAAAGCACAGCCCGCGGATCGGCGGGTGGCGATCCTGTATTACAACCATGGAACAGGCAAGCAGAACATCGGTGCCAGCTATCTGAATGTCACCGCCAGCCTCGAGCAGATTCTGGCGACACTCGCCGAACAGGGATACCACATTCAAGGTTCCGGCACCATCACGCGTCAGGCCATCCTGGATTCGATGCAGTCCGTCGGGCGGAATGTGGGGAACTGGGCGCCTCAAGAAATTGATCAACTCGTCGAACGGGGCGCCGTGCTCTGGCCGGTTGAAGAATATCTGGCCTACTTCGATCGACTGCCCGGCGAGGTCAAACAGCAGATCGTCAAACAATGGGGACAACCTCCCGGCGATGTGATGACGGTCACCCGCGATGGGAGCCAGTTTTTTGTCCTGCCTGCCTTTCAATTGGGAAATGTCCTGGTCGGGCCCCAGCCTTCCCGGGCAGCCAGTGATCAGCATCAGGCCGTTTATCACGACTCCCGCTCCTGGCCCACGCACCAGTATCTGGCTTACTATTTCTGGCTGAGACACGACTGGAAAGCACAGGCCCTGGTCCACCTGGGACGACACGGCACAATGGAATTTCTACCCGGCAAGAGCAACGGTCTTTCCGTCAACGATCCACCCGGACTCGCACTGGGGGATCTGCCAAACATCTACCCTTACATTGTCGATGGTATCGGCGAAGGAGTGGCCGCCAAACGGCGAGGACAGGCAGTCCTGCTCACCCACGCCACACCTCCTTTGACCGGCACGAAACTGTATGAAGACCTGACGAAGCTCCAGGATCTGATCAATCGCTATGCCCATGCCCGCGATCAGAAACAGTCCGGTTTACAGACGGAGTACTTCCAGAGCATTTACCAGCAGGCCAGACAGCTCTCCTGTCCACACCTTCTGGAAATCGAGGCCCCGGAAGATCTCTCCAGGCTGGAAACCTCACGCCGTGACGAGTATGTGCATCAGATCGAACACTGGCTGGAAGAGATCGAAGCCCAGACCGGTCCCCGCGGCCTGCATACATTCGGTCGGGGTTACACTTCAGCCAATACTCAGGACATGCTGCCCCGGATGTTCCAGGACGAATTCAAAGCAATCCGCGCTGCTCAGAAATCGCCCGAACAGACAACACACTGGCTGGAACAGATCAGCCAGTCAGAAAGTCCCTTGTCGAAGTCTTCTAGCGGCTCTTCAAAAGAACAGATCATGATCGCAACCATTGCAGATCAGATGCGCAATAATCAGGAGCTCAATTATCTGACACGGGCTCTGAATGGCGAATTTATCGAAGTGGGCCCCCCGGGAGATCCCCTCTCGAACCCCGCGATCTTTCCCACAGGCCGGAATCAGTATCAGTACAATCCGGATAAACTTCCTACGAAAGAAGCCTGGGAAGTCGGCAAACGAATGGCCGAGCAGACAATCGCCCTGCATCGCAAGAAATACAACGCATATCCCCGCAAGTTAAGTATCACGCTCTGGGCCAACACGATGATCCGTACTGACGGTGCCCTTGAAGCAGAGGTCCTGCACCTGCTGGGACTCGAACCGGTCTGGAACCGCAGGGGAGATCTGACCGACGTCAAACTTGTGACCCCGCTGGGACGTCCGCGGATCGATGTCGTGATGACCGTGACCGGAATGTACCGCGATTCCTTCCCGGAAAAAATCCTGCTCCTGGACCGCGCGATTCAACTGGCCTACAACGCACCGGAGGAGGAAGCGGCTCCCAACTTCGTTCGTCAGAATACAGACAAACTCATCCAGGCACTGATCGGTCAGGGGGGCAACGACGAGACCAGTCGCAAAACCGCCCTGCTGCGCATCTTCGGTGCTCCCACCGGCCAGTATGGTACCGGAGTCCATCATTTTGTGAACGCCTCGCAGCAATGGTCGGATCAGAGCGAAGTCGCCGGCCAGTATCTCCAGCGGATGTCCAATTCTTTTTCAAACGGCGGCTGGTCCCAACCGGGTGAGAAAATCTTCCGTCAGCAGTTAAGCGGTGTGCAGGGGGTGATACATGGTCGCAGCAGTAATTTATATGGCGTCATGGATCTCACGGAAAACTTCGAATACCAGGGCGCCCTGGCCCTCAGCGTTGCGGAAATCGATGGCCAGCAACCGGATCTCTATATCAATGATCTCATTCGGGGCGAACGCGTCATGAGTGGACGCGAAGCAATTGTGCTCGAATTATTGAGTCGTTATCACAATCCCGAATTCATCACTGAAATGCAGAAAGAAGGCTTCGACGGGGCCCGCTATTTCAGTCGTATTGCCGATAACCAGTTTGGCTGGGACGTGGTCAGCGATGCCATCACCGCGGATGACTGGAATAAATACTCCCAGATTTACCTGGATGATAAGTACGATCTTGGTCTGCAGAAATTCTTCAACGAGCACAATCCCCATGCCCTGCAGAACATCGCCTCGCGCATTCTGGAAGTCGATCGCAAAGGACTGCAGGAACTGGACGAAGCCACTCTGCAGTCAGCAGGCAGAATGTATGTAGAAACAATCGCGCAACATGGTGCCGCCTGTGCCTCTCATATCTGTGCAAACCCGGATCTGGCGTCTTTCGCCGAACACCAGGCCCGCGCCTCCGGCCAGGTCTCAACACAGACCATTCAAAAATACCGCCAGCAATTACAACAGACCGGGAATCCATCTCTGGCCAAAGCAGCAAAATCACAGGGAGGAGCTTCCACTGAACTGGCGACCGCTCCTCAACCGGTTACCGGGCAGGTTCTGTCTCCCCCGGAAGTGATCCAGCCCCCAGCGAACTCACCTGCTGCACCACAGTCACAGACTGCACAAGCACGACTGCAACAGGAAGAGCAATCACGACCCGCAGCCGAAACACCCGCTTCAGGAACACCCGCTTCAGGAACGGGAGCCAAATGGAGTCTGCCCGTAGCACCTCTGGTCATCGCCGTCTGTTGCCTGTTCATCTTTGGAGCTGGTTTCTACAGACGCTCCAGGTCGATTCAATAA